GAGCGCCTCCGGTGCCCTCAGCGCCACTGCCCCGGAATTCGTTCCCGATATGAGCCCCCACGATATTTTGCGCACTGTGCTTGGAGACAATAGATCCAATGAAGAGATCGAGGCTGCATTGGAAGCAAATGGCTATGATCTCGGCGCGACTATTGCATCTTTCTCGCAGGATCAGAGTGGAGGCAGCTTCAGTCAGTCGGATGATGGTCGTGTCGTCGTCGGCAAATCTATGACCATAGAGCAACCGAGATTAAGCACGTCACCGAATCACAACCGAAGCCCTGTTGTTTGTAAATATTGGCTGTCTACTGGACAATGTCTCCGTGCAGATTGTCGATTCAGCCACGATCTTACCAACCATGTCTGCAAGTAAGTAAATGAAACGTATATGGTGGATGGGCTTCACGCTGATACGAGCTCCAAAAGGTACTGGATCATGGGCAATTGCCTTGCGGGCGATGGATGCCCTTTCTCTCACGACCCTTCAGCACTAATTGCGAATCTCAGTGTGGGGGAGAGCAACCAACAAGGCGGTCCAACATTCAACGTAGAAAACACCTCAGAAGCTTTCCCTCCGTTACAGTctgcaggaggagctgggGAACAATGGACGAATCAATATCTGGGCAAGTATCCTCATCTATCAGGTTCTGCGGGAAACAAATCTCCGCAAGCAATGCAGCTCACCCCAGGAAAACGTAACGGCCATGGGTCTCGTCCACATTCCCGCCCAGCGAGCCGTCACCAACATCGTGACTTAAACTCCACAGCGCTTTCCGTAGATGATCCAGATGCATTCCCCTCGCTTGCTGCTGTGAGCGCAAAGAATGCTAGTAAGAAGCACGGGAAACGCAATAACCGAGAAACCGGGCCCGTTAAAGAGACTTTGCCTACATCTTTGGCGGATGTGGTCCGTATGTCTCCGTCCCCTGCCCCGGGCAAAGGCAAACCCACGTCCAAGAATAGCAAAGAAGGGGCCAAAAGCCGCGAAAACAGTGCTGCTGCGCAGTCTATCCCAGCTCCGCAGAATATTCCTTGGCTTGAGACTGGTTCCCGAGCCAATCAGCAGTATATCAAATACCGTACAGAGGCTATCCGCCACGGTACAGTGAGAAACAAATTTCTTCAAAGGTAAGGGGACTCAGGTAGCCGTGATGAAATGCGCAGACTAACATATCTCTCAGCGCTGCTCAAGCCTGGAACCGGAACGACGCTAGAGCCGCCAAAGCTTTGTCTCTTCGAGGCCAGGCAGAAAACGAAGCGATGCGTAGGTGCCACCGCGAAGCGGCACGGCAATTGTACGAAGAGCGGAACAAGCACCTTCTTAGCGCCGGTTTGGATGAGTCGTCCGAAGAACTTTACGTCGACCTTCATGGCCTGCACCCTGAAGAGGCAATCGAATATTTAGAGAAGATCCTTCTGAAGCATGCTCGCGAGGGACGACGCGTGATCTACGCCATTACAGGCACGGGCCATCACTCGAAGAATGGCAAAGACAAGATCGGAAAGGCCGTCAAAGCTTGGCTCAACGAGTGGAAGTACCTCTACCGCGAGTTTAGTGTGCCCGGAGAGAGGGGAGGATATGTAGGTGGCATCCTGGGAATCGACCCGACCAGCTATGACAAGACTCTTGCCAAAAGTCTAgaagagggtgaggatgggAAGGGTGGTGACAGCAATGGTAGTCAACCCGTAATGACAATGGGCAAGATTCAACTGTTGAAGCGCGAGGATCTGGAGTCGAAGAGTTCATAATCGCGTGTCATTGTCTTTGAAGGATACCATGCGCTGTTGTCCATTATTGCACTCAGGAGATGACTCGGAATGACCTCTCAATCCAAACAACTAGACCGAACGTGTCTTCTCACCATCGTCGGGAGAGCAAAGTGTGCC
The Aspergillus fumigatus Af293 chromosome 4, whole genome shotgun sequence DNA segment above includes these coding regions:
- a CDS encoding CCCH zinc finger and SMR domain protein, whose amino-acid sequence is MISDDLLDSCLQILQDKALDEEEQAEKVESFLRENTSLSGASLENAVLDVLWRHRNRTLPDSSPPPPRHTVIRRTSPAPWQMARSSTPLSPPSNLGTSPGGSSWFQSSRGFPRAPLSSTVSPFTSPRPSPRLALAQPIPHSPNLNAYEFSDQSQVSDFYSDFGNDSNVDWLVADDAQSTTSSVGTMSASGALSATAPEFVPDMSPHDILRTVLGDNRSNEEIEAALEANGYDLGATIASFSQDQSGGSFSQSDDGRVVVGKSMTIEQPRLSTSPNHNRSPVVCKYWLSTGQCLRADCRFSHDLTNHVCKYWIMGNCLAGDGCPFSHDPSALIANLSVGESNQQGGPTFNVENTSEAFPPLQSAGGAGEQWTNQYLGKYPHLSGSAGNKSPQAMQLTPGKRNGHGSRPHSRPASRHQHRDLNSTALSVDDPDAFPSLAAVSAKNASKKHGKRNNRETGPVKETLPTSLADVVRMSPSPAPGKGKPTSKNSKEGAKSRENSAAAQSIPAPQNIPWLETGSRANQQYIKYRTEAIRHGTVRNKFLQSAAQAWNRNDARAAKALSLRGQAENEAMRRCHREAARQLYEERNKHLLSAGLDESSEELYVDLHGLHPEEAIEYLEKILLKHAREGRRVIYAITGTGHHSKNGKDKIGKAVKAWLNEWKYLYREFSVPGERGGYVGGILGIDPTSYDKTLAKSLEEGEDGKGGDSNGSQPVMTMGKIQLLKREDLESKSS